One window of the Epinephelus moara isolate mb chromosome 24, YSFRI_EMoa_1.0, whole genome shotgun sequence genome contains the following:
- the alas1 gene encoding 5-aminolevulinate synthase, nonspecific, mitochondrial: MDVIVRRCPFLARMPQAFFQQSKKSMVVYAQRCPIMMELASKPMAPSMARALCSSSSSSYERTEDTMSASEGPKQEEEPKLPACHPVVPSGQTAASKCPFLAAEMGQKNSSVVRQVSMEFQEDVQEVRTVQKEVSPAQLDKPSLVSTIKRSGGDQANLMKTLLKQRPKNVSHLLQDNLPGSLSRYQYDDFFEKKIEEKKSDHTYRVFKTVNRLANEFPMADDFTGSLEEKREVSVWCSNDYLGMSRHPRVVQSIMDTLRKHGSGAGGTRNISGTSKFHVELEQELADLHKKDAALLFTSCFVANDSTLFTLAKMLPGCEIYSDAGNHASMIQGIRNSGAKKFIFRHNDVAHLRELLLKGDPTKPKIVAFETVHSMDGAVCPLEEMCDVAHEFGAITFVDEVHAVGLYGARGGGIGDRDGIMHKMDIISGTLGKAFGCVGGYIASTAALVDTVRSYAAGFIFTTSLPPMLLHGARTSIQILKGEEGRALRRKHQRNVKLLRQMLMDSGLPVVHCPSHIIPVRVSNAEKNTEVCDLMMSRHNIYVQAINYPTVARGEELLRIAPTPHHTPEMMKYFVEKLVHTWKEVGLDLKPHSSAECTFCQQPLHFEVMSEREKSYFSGLSHLISACA, translated from the exons ATGGATGTGATCGTGCGACGCTGCCCGTTCCTGGCTCGTATGCCCCAGGCTTTCTTCCAGCAGTCCAAAAAGTCAATGGTGGTTTACGCCCAGCGGTGCCCTATCATGATGGAGCTTGCCTCTAAACCAATGGCTCCATCTATGGCAAGggccctctgctcctcctcctcctcctcctacgaGAGGACCGAGGACACCATGTCTGCTAGTGAAG GCCCCAAACAGGAAGAGGAGCCCAAGCTGCCTGCCTGCCACCCTGTGGTACCCTCAGGCCAGACAGCAGCCTCCAAATGCCCTTTCCTGGCTGCTGAGATGGGCCAGAAGAACAGCAGTGTGGTCCGCCAGGTCAGCATGGAGTTCCAAGAGGATGTTCAGGAAGTCCGCACTGTtcagaaag AGGTGTCCCCTGCCCAGCTGGATAAGCCGTCCCTGGTCAGTACCATTAAGAGAAGCGGAGGGGATCAAGCTAATTTGATGAAGACCCTCCTGAAGCAGCGACCAAAAAATGTCTCCCACTTGCTGCAGGACAACTTGCCAGGCAGTT TGTCCCGCTACCAATACGACGACTTTTTTGAGAAGAAGATAGAAGAGAAGAAGAGCGACCACACATACCGTGTGTTCAAGACTGTGAATCGTCTGGCCAACGAGTTCCCCATGGCCGACGACTTTACCGGCTCTTtagaggagaagagggaggtGTCCGTTTGGTGCAGCAACGACTACCTGGGCATGAGTCGACACCCACGGGTCGTGCAGTCCATTAT GGATACTTTACGAAAGCATGGCTCAGGGGCAGGAGGCACCAGGAACATCTCTGGGACCAGTAAATTCCACGTGGAACTGGAACAAGAGCTGGCTGACCTTCACAAGAAGGACGCAGCACTGCTCTTCACCTCCTGCTTTGTCGCCAATGACTCCACCCTCTTCACCCTCGCCAAGATGCTACCTG GTTGTGAGATCTACTCTGATGCGGGGAACCACGCCTCAATGATCCAGGGTATACGAAACAGTGGTGCTAAGAAATTTATATTCCGCCATAATGATGTCGCCCATCTTCGAGAGCTTCTACTGAAAGGAGACCCCACGAAACCGAAGATAGTGGCCTTTGAGACCGTCCATTCTATGGATG GTGCTGTGTGCCCGCTGGAGGAGATGTGCGATGTGGCCCACGAGTTTGGCGCTATCACCTTCGTAGATGAGGTTCATGCTGTGGGCCTGTACGGCGCGAGAGGAGGGGGCATCGGAGACAGGGATGGCATCATGCACAAGATGGATATCATCTCGGGGACACTAG GCAAGGCCTTTGGTTGTGTGGGTGGGTACATCGCGAGCACCGCCGCCCTGGTGGACACGGTGCGTTCATACGCTGCTGGtttcatcttcaccacctctctGCCACCGATGCTGTTACACGGAGCCAGGACCTCAATCCAGATTCTTAAAGGGGAAGAAGGCCGCGCTCTGAGACGCAAACACCAGCGCAACGTCAAGCTGCTCAGGCAAATGCTGATGGATTCGGGCCTGCCAGTGGTGCACTGCCCCAGCCACATCATCCCAGTCCGG GTATCGAATgctgagaaaaacacagaggtATGTGACCTCATGATGAGTCGCCACAACATTTACGTGCAAGCCATCAACTACCCCACTGTTGCCAGGGGAGAAGAGCTTCTGCGTATCGCCCCAACGCCTCACCACACCCCTGAGATGATGAAATACTTTGTTG AGAAGCTGGTGCACACCTGGAAGGAGGTGGGCCTGGATCTGAAGCCCCACTCGTCAGCAGAGTGCACGTTCTGCCAGCAGCCGCTGCACTTTGAGGTGATGAGTGAGCGCGAAAAGTCTTACTTCAGCGGCCTTAGCCACCTCATCTCAGCCTGCGCATAA